CATGGTCAGATCATGATTGCGCTGCCAGCCCTCTTCCCCCACCAGCTCGAGACCGCGTTGGAAATACTGCAAAGCCGACTCAAATGCCGCAGAGGATTTCGCTTTTTGTCCAGCGATCAAATGACAGTGCGCTACATGCATGCGCTCCGCCTGATCCTCCAGCATATCTTTGCCCCGATACATATGATCGCAAATTTCGAACAGGAAGCCGGATTCGCTTCCTTGGGACATTTCCCACATCATTCTGCCCAGCTTGACGTGAATCTGTCCGCGCTCTGCCTCTGCTAACAACGAATAGGCGGCCTGTTGAATGCGATCATGCACAAAGCGGAAACGAATCCTCATCTGAGACGCCACTTCTTCTTCCACGAGCGCCGCGTAGGTCAGATATTCCGCTCCTTCAATCGGATAGATGAGACCTTCCTCAATCGCAGGCGATATATGCTGGATGGCTTCTGACTCCGTTTGATTCCGTGACTTGGCTATCAAATGAAGCAAAAACGAATTGCCCAGACAAGCAGCATAAGCGAGCTGTTGCTGAGTAGAATCAGGCAATCTTCTCATTTTTTCTACGAGAAGATCGGCCACATTTTCCGTTGTACCCAGCTTCTCGATTTCGGCCAAATCCCATTGCCAGCTCCGCTCTTCTCTCCCATACCACAACAAGTTCCGATCATACAGCGTCTTAATGAATTCTCTTACATAAAACGGATTTCCGGCTGTTTTTTGCATGATAATCGTAACCAGCGGCTCCGTCATGTCTGGATCACTATGCAAGGTATCCGCTACTAACGAATTGAACTCATGTTCTCGAAGCGGCAATAACGTAAATTGGCGCAAAATGCGGCTCTTAATGCCTGTCTCTGTCAAAATGGCAATCAACGGATTCATCACACTGCCATCATGCTCACGATAAGCGCAAATCAATAGAAAATGACTGATCTGCATATCTGCAACCAACTCTCGGATCAGGAACAGCGAAGAAGAATCCGCCCATTGCAAATCATCCAGGAACAAGACGAGTGGATGCTCCGGTCGCGCCCAAATCCGAATAAAGCGTTGCATCACCCATTGAAAGCGATTTTTTGCTTCCGCTGCAGGCAACTCAGGTACGGCAGGCTGTTTGCCGATCACTGTTTCAAGCTGTGGAATGACATCCACGATCACTTGACCAAGTCCTTGCATGGCGTCGAGTATCATCTCTCGCCAAGCGAGCAACTCACGTTCGTGGCCTGCCAATAACTGCTTGATCAAATCCTGAAAGATTTGAATGACAGCGGAATAAGGTACCGCTTGATTATATTGATCGAACTTTCCTGAAACAAAACGTCCTCGGCCTCTCAAAAACGCTTTTTGGGCTTCCAGCACGAGAGCAGACTTACCCACACCTGCCGAGCCACTGAGGAGAACCATCCTCGTAGCGCCGTTCGTGACTTGCTCAAATGCATCGATGAGCATCTGGATTTCTTGCTCACGTCCATAAAGCTTCTCTGGAATCCGCAAGTGATCAGCACGGTCTTCCAAAGCAAGCGGAAAAGGCGTAATCAAACCGTTTTGTTCAAGCTGGTCATAGCAGCGCTGCAGGTCTGCCAGTAAGCCAGACATACTAAAGTAGCGATCCTCTGTATTTTTTGACAGACACTTCATCACAATGTCCGATAGAATCTCTGGAACGGATGGTTTTACACTGGAGGGAGCGAGCGGCTTTCTCGCCATATGAGCATGTATGAGTTCAAGCATGTCCGAAGTTAAAAAGGGCAGCTTTCCAGTCAATAACTCGTAGAGCGTGACACCAAAAGAATAAATATCAGAGCGGTAATCGACGGTGCGATTCATTCGCCCCGTCTGCTCCGGCGAGACGTAGCGAAGATTTCCCTTCCATTCTTTTGGATTCATCACACTTTGGTATTCCTGGTGGCATTTCGTCGCCAAACCAAAGCTACCAAGCTTCACCTCATAGGTATCAGGATGAACCAGGATATGATCGGGATTTACATCCTTATGAATGATTCCGTGCTGATGGATTTCTCTCAAGCAGGAAGCCATGCGAACCGCAAGGAAGAGCATCTCCTTTAGCGACAGTCCTTTCATTTTCATAAGCAAGGAGAGCGGCACTCCCCCGAAATCTTCCGTAATCATTACCGTCTCACGGTTGTGATTAACGAGTTCGATGATCGTTTCCACTGCATGGGATTCCAATGATTGAAGAATGCGATATTCATGCTTCAGTTTCCACAGAGATTCTTTATGGGAAGGTCCTTCCATCGGTACCTTGAATAAGACAGGGAGATTGTCGTTATTTCTGTAACCCCGATAAATTCCCAATTTTGAATGAGTGGAAAGAAACTCTGCCACCCTATAACCTGGAACCACGATCATGCCGCTCATACTATCCACTCCATCTTTAGGTAGAACATCCTATCTTTTTAATTGTTGCCCCGGAACAAATAATCTATATTTAATCTATATTCTGTCTTAATATAATCTCTTTTTACTATTTTTCAAGGAGGTATAGTTTTGTCAAATCTCAGCCGCAGTGTAAGTAACCCGCACAATAATGAAGTGGTCACCTTTTTAAAGACAACGGAAGAAACGAATGGCGAATATTTATTATTCCGTACCGATCTTCCACCGGATAACGGGATTTTTCTACACTATCATACAAAACTTGTCGAAACCTTTGAAGGTGTAATTGGAAATTTAGAGGTAACCATTGACGGAAAAAAAGTAATCCTGAAGCCGGGAGAGAAGCTGAATATACCAACAGACAAGGTTCATGGGTTCCACAATCCCTCTAACGAATTCGTCAGCTTCCATGTCGAAATCCGGCCAGCCGGTACTTTTGAAGCGTTTGTCCGCTGTGGATACGGGCTCGACACAGACGGGCGCAGCTTTTATTTGCCGTTTATCAAGCAATATATCCCGAAAAATATTCTCCTATTGGGAACGATCTTTCAGATGGGGCAGTTTTACCTCCCAATCATTCCGCGCTTCCTGCAAAAAGGCATGTTTGCTGTGCTCGCTGCATTGGCTCGTTGGACAGGCTCAGATAAGTCTTTGGAAAAATACTACAAAACCTCTTCGGCTGCATCAGTCTCCCATTCCGAAGTCGAGCGAACAACGCAAGAAACGTTGCAAGGATAAAATGAGAAAGACACCATTGGGAATACTCCAGCTTGGTGTCCTCCACGCTTCTTATATCTACATATTCCAACCTGGATTCGTTGTTTTAATGTCCAAGACCATGTAACTCCTTCACCGTATCAGAGCAGAAAGCTGCTCTTGTACGTTGTTTTGACACATGCCTCC
This genomic stretch from Brevibacillus brevis harbors:
- a CDS encoding cupin domain-containing protein codes for the protein MSNLSRSVSNPHNNEVVTFLKTTEETNGEYLLFRTDLPPDNGIFLHYHTKLVETFEGVIGNLEVTIDGKKVILKPGEKLNIPTDKVHGFHNPSNEFVSFHVEIRPAGTFEAFVRCGYGLDTDGRSFYLPFIKQYIPKNILLLGTIFQMGQFYLPIIPRFLQKGMFAVLAALARWTGSDKSLEKYYKTSSAASVSHSEVERTTQETLQG